The DNA segment CAGATTTCGCTTGCAAAGCGGGCGGGTGACAGCGGTGACGGTGGTGACAGCGATATTGGGATACCCCCTGTTACTGTCATTGACGCTTAAAGCCGTGTAAAGCTGGCGACTCTGCCCTGCGGGTGACAGCGGTGACGGCGGTGACAGTGATTTTAGGATACCCTGCCGCTGTCATCCCTGCGGGAGAACACCCCGTAAACGCAAAGTGCAGGCGTAGGATTTACCCGCCCTTTTCGGCGTGTAAAACCACCCCTGCGGTCAGAAAAATCCTTCCGATTTTTCCGACTGCGTTTACAGGGTGTAACACACTACACTTTGCCCTGCAAAGTCGTGTGCCAGACGTTCCCTCTGGACTCCCTTATGGCAGGTCTTACGCCCTGCTTATCCTACGCTCCACGCTTCGGATAAAAGAATGGCAGCATGACGGTGACGGCTCTTGCGAGGGGGTATTCCAAAAACACCGTCATCATCGACATGACCGTCATGCAGGGAATAAGGGTGACAGTTGAGGCAGTCGGTAGGGGGTATCCCAAAACTGCTGTCACCGCCGTCACCGCTGTCACCCAAAGGGCAGTTTACCCGCCGAAGAAAGGAAGATGATGAATTATGCCCTATGCAATCCTGCGTTTCCAGAAACGCAAAGCGGGCGGCGTTGCGGCTTGCGAACGCCACAACGAGCGTAAAAAAGAAGCCTATAAAAGCAATCCAGATATAGATATGGAACGCTCGAAAGATAACTACCATCTTGTGAATCCGCCGAGGTACACCTACAAGAAAGAGATTAACCGCATGGTAGCCGAAGCAGGGTGCAGGACGAGGAAAGATAGCGTGATGATGGTGGAAACGCTTATCACGGCTTCGCCAGAATTTATGAACAGCCTGCCGCCCAAAGAACAGAAAGCGTATTTTACGATGGCTCTGGATTTCATTTCAGAGCGTGTCGGGGAGAAAAATATCCTCTCCGCAGTCGTCCACATGGACGAGAGAACGCCGCATATGCACCTCTGTTTTGTGCCGATTACACCAGACAATAAGCTGTCTGCCAAAACAATTTTAGGCAATCAAAAGAGCCTGTCCGAATGGCAGACCGCCTACCATGAGCGGATGTCCTCACGGTGGAATCAGCTTGAAAGAGGTCAGTCCTCAATGGAAACGAAGCGGAAACATGTCCCCACATGGCTCTATAAGTTGGGCGGCAGGCTTGATAAACAGTATGAGGAAATTGTGTCTGCACTGTCCGACATCAACGCCTTTAATGCAGGGAAGAAGCGTGACAAGGCTCTGGAACTGATTGCGGCATGGCTCCCAGACGTGGAGAAATTCTCAAAGGAAATCAGTAAGCAGAGTGCCTATATCAATAGCCTAAAGGAGCAAATCGGGCAGGAATCAGACTATGCGGGGCGTATGCGTGATGAAAAGTATGAGCAGGAACTAAAGGTGCAGAAAGCGAACCAGAAGATATTTGAGTTGCAGAGAACCAACGAGCAGATGGGGCGGCTGCTCTCAAAGATACCGCCCGAAGTGTTGGAAGAATTGCAGAAAAACCATAAAAGCAGAGCGAAAGAAAGGTAGATATGTGAATGAAGAAACAGGATTTTAAGGTGTTAAAGACCAAAGACTTGTACCCGTTTCCCGACAATCCGTTTCATGTGGCAGAGGATGAAACGCTGTCAGAATTAGCGGAAAGCATCAAGGAATTTGGCATTGTCACGCCGATAATCACACGCCCGAAAGAGGACGGGAACGGCTATGAAGTGATTGCAGGGCAGCGGCGTGTCCGTGCGTCTGAACTTGCAGGGATAAATACCGTGCCTGCGTTTGTCCTGCCCTTAGACCGTGACCGAGCCATCATCACCCTTGTAGACAGTAATTTACAGCGTGAGAATATCCTGCCATCAGAGCGGGCGTTTGCCTACAAGATGAAATCCGAAGCCATGAAGCGGCAGGGTTTCCGCACAGACTTAACCTCGTCACAAGTTGTGACGAAGTTGCGGACGGACGACAAGGTGGCACAGGGCTTCGGCGTAGGCAGGATGACCGTACAAAGATTTATCCGTTTGACGGAACTGATACCGCCGATTTTGCGGATGGTGGACGAGGGGAAAATCGCCCTCACGCCTGCGGTGGAACTGTCCTTTTTGAAGAAAGACGAGCAGGAAAACCTCTTTGCCACGATGGAGAGCGAAGAAGCAACGCCCTCACTCTCACAGGCACAGCGGATGAAAAGCCTAAGCCAGAGCGGGCGGCTTGACATGGATACGATATTTGCAATTATGACGGAGGAAAAGGGAAACCAGAAAGAAACCTTGAAAATCAACACAAGCAAGCTGAAAAAGTATTTTCCGAAGAACACAACGCCGAAGCAGATGGAGGAAACCATCATTAAACTTTTGGAGCGTGAATTGCAGAGGAAACGGGGCAGGGACAGCCGCTAATCTTCTCTTTTCGGGAGGTAAATGCAGAAAATTGAGGTATGAAGAATGAAAGAAATCCAGTATGAGATTGTAAAGGAAATCGCCGTATTGTCTAAGGGCGACAGCGGCTACACAAAAGAAATCAATCTTATCTCATGGAACGGAAGAGAGCCGAAATATGACATCCGCAGCTTTTCCCCGAACCGTGAGAAGTGCGGAAAGGGTATCACGTTGAACGCTGATGAAGCAGCAGCACTCCTTGAAGCATTACAGAAAGAAGTAAACAGCGGGGATTGATGGTATCTGATTGACAGGGCGGGGCGTTTCCAGACGTTCTCCTGCCCTGTCTGGAAAGGAAGATTTAAGTATGGGCGAGGATAAGAAAGCAGATAAAAAGAGAAAGCGTATCGTGCCGAAAGCACCAGTTCAGATGATAATCAGCCGTGAATATGTCGGCACGCAGACAGTCACAGAAGCGTTTATCCCGATTATTTCCGAGGATATTCGGAAGAAGATTGCCGAGGGCGACACCTTCGACAATGAGGGGCTGTCCGCTTAGAATGTACGCAATGGAACATGAAAACAGATAGGACAGATATGGAGGTTTTACAGTATGGCAGGAATAAGAATGGAGAACAAGATTTATGAAGTCGGCATGTACTGCCGCTTGTCAAAAGACGATGGCACGGATAACGAGAGTGCGAGCATTGCGACACAGAAATCCATCCTCACGGATTATGTGAAAAAGCAGGGATGGCACTTAGCAAAAACGTATGTGGACGACGGTTACTCTGGTACAAATTTCCAAAGACCAAGTTTCCAGAACATGATTAAGGACATTGAAAGCGGTCTGATAAACTGCGTTATCACGAAAGATTTATCTCGTCTGGGGAGGAACTATCTTGATTGCGGACTGTATCTGGAAGTGTTTTTCCCAGAGCATAATGTGAGGTATATAGCGGTCAATGACGGCGTGGACACGCTCAATAAATCCGCTATGGACATCACGCCTTTCCGCAACATCCTAAACGAAATGTATTCCGCCGATGTGTCGGTCAAGATAAAATCGGCGTACCGAGCGAGGTTTCAGCAGGGGAAATTCATGGGGACGACAGCACCATACGGTTACGTCAAAGACCCCGCCGACCACAACCATCTGCTGATAGATGACAAAGTTGCCCATGTGGTAAGGGAAATATTTGACCTTGCGTTAGCGGGCAACGGAATCGCCAAAATCCGCAAGCACATCAACAAACAGCATATCTTACGCCCCGCCGCTTATGCGGCGGAGCAGGGGGCAACAGGCTATGAGAGGTATTTTGAGGAGAATGAGGAGAACCGTTATATTTGGAGCGAGAACAGCGTAAGGGGCATTTTAAGAAGCCCGATATATGCGGGAAACCTTGCAGGCTACAAGCGGATTGCCGCCAACATGAAAAGCAAGAAACGCCCCTCTAAGCTGCCCGAAGAATGGGAAGTGATACCAGACACCCATGAGGGGATAGTCACGCAGGAGGAATTTGATACCGTACAGCAGCTTATTACAAGCCGCAGATTACCAGAAAACAAGGGCGGCTTTGAGAACATCTTTGCAGGCGTTATTAAGTGTGCGGACTGCGGCTATGCGATGCGGGCTATGAGTGCCAACAGGAGGAAACGCCCCGACATCATCGACTGCGTACAATATTCCTGCAATAATTATGGCAGATACGGTAATATCATGTGTACCGCACACAGCATTGAAGCGAGGGACTTGTTCAACGCTGTCCTCACCGACATCAACCGATTTGCGGATATGGCAGTCAATGATGAAAAGGCAGTGAGGGCGATTGAAAAGCGGCTCACGGAAACAGACCAGAGCAAGGCAAAGGCACTGGAAAAGGAGCAAAGAAAACTGAACAAACGCCTTGCAGAACTGGACAGGCTGTTTTCCTCACTCTATGAAGATAAGGTGATGGAGCGTATTACCGAGCGGAATTTTGAGATGATGTCGGGAAAATACCAGAAAGAACAGCTTGAAATTGAAGCAAGGCTGAAAGAGGTAACGGAAACGCTCAGCGACAGCTATGAGAAGACGCAGGGTGTCCGTGATTTCCTCTCCCTAATCCGCAACTATCAAGGCATTAAGGAACTGGACGCAACCATCATAAACGCACTTATAGACAAGATACTTGTTTCGGAACGTGAGAAACTTACAGACGGAATGGTGCGGCAGGAAATCAAGATTTATTATAAATTCATCGGCTTTGTCGGTGAATTACATATCACACCGACAAAGCGGTGGACTGCGTTAAAGCCTAAGAATTGTACGGTGTGCGGTGTTGAATATGTTCCCCGCTCTGGCATATCGAAGTATTGTCCTGCTTGTGCCAAGAAGATACAGAGGGAGAAATCAAACGAGAGCAAACGCAGGAGCAGGGAGCGAAACAGACAGGCATGTATTGAACTGTCCGCAAAAAATGACCGACTGACCTTGAGCAGCGACAGGGGCGTATCGAAAGGCAGGGTAATCTGTTCTCAGAGGTTGAGGTTTACCGCTATGTGACGGAGCAGACCTTTGATGCGTACCTCTATCAGTTGGTGGAGAGTAAGCAAAAATTCATCAGCCAGATAATGACGAGCAAAAGCCCTGTCCGTTCTGCCAAAGATGTGGACGAGGTTGCCCTGTCCTTTGCGGAGGTCAAAATGCTTGCCACAGTCGATGAGCGTTTTAAGGAAAAAATGGATTTGGACATTCAGGTTTCCAAGCTCAAAGTTTTGAAGCAGAGTTATCTTTCCGAGCATTACGACCTTGAGGACAGGATACTCAAATACTATCCGCAGACCATTAAGGAGTATGAACAGCGTATCATCTGCTATGAAGCTGATGCCATTCTTTCCGAACAGAACAAGCCGCAGGGCGAGGAAAAGTTCTGTCCGATGAACTTGCGAGGGATAAAGTACACCGAAAAGGCAGCCGCAGGGGATATGATCCTTGCCGTTTACAAGGAATATCCCCTGTCTGCTCCTACCGTAATCGGCAGCTACCGTGGCTTCAAAATGGAAGTTTTCTATGATGCGGTCAACGCCCATTATTGTCTAAATCTTTGTGGAAAAGCAAAGTACAAGGTGGATTTAGGCACAGACCCTCTGGGAAATCTGACCCGAATTGAGAATGAGCTTTCCAAGCTCCCTGCCAGACTGGAAGCTGCTAAGACAAAAAAGAGGAAACCATCGCAAAGCTTGAAACCGCAAAGGTAGAGATACAAAAGCCTTTTGCCTTTGAGGAGGAGCTGAAAGAGAAGTCGGAACGGTTAAACGTCCTCAATATTGAATTGAATTTAGACCAGAAAGACCCAGCCGTACTCGATGCCGAGCCAGAGCAAAACGAGGAACAGCCCGAAAGAAAATGTACAAATCGGGAGCGATAAAATCGTTTGCAGATTTGTATTGCCCCATTTGGGGAAGTATAATAGAGGGCAGATAGAACAAGTCGGAGGTGTAAGCGATGTCTGGAGATTTCAGATTTGAAACCTTTGTAGATACCCACAGCAATATATTTAACGAATATCTAAACTCTGCCATTGCCAATCTTTCTAAGGAAAATGAGGAATACAAAGCCGTTCAGGAGGAGATTGAGAGCCTGTATCAGCAGTATCCGAAAGTATTAGGTATGTTTGATATGGAACGGGCGGCGGAGCTGACACAGGAAGAATGTGCCGCCGTTATCAAAGTAATAGAGCTAAAGAATAGGCTTGTTGATATGGAGATGCAGTCGGTGTACTTTCGTGGCTGCTATAACAGCGTAGGGTATCTCAAAAAAGCAGGAATTTTATAACCGAGAAAAGGCGGCATTGGCGTGGAGCTGATGCCGTTTTGACATATAGTAAATGTAATAAGTAAATATATTGATTGAGAAACTGTTTTGATAGTAGAATAAAAAGTATTATTATATGAACATATAATATTGATTCAAGAATGCGTTGTTGGTATAATATTAATAAAATTAGGGGAGGTATGTGCAATGGCTATTACATATAACAAGTTGTGGAAAATATTAATAGATAAAGAAATGTCAAAGGTTCAATTAAGGGAAGCCACGGGTATGGGACCAGGGACATTGGCTAAACTAGGAAAAAATGAGCGTGTAAGCTTAGAGGTGTTGGAGAGAATATGTGAAGAACTAAATTGCAATTTTGGCGATATTATTGACTACAAGAAGGAGAATATATAAATGGATGCTTTAAAAGAAATTATTATTGAAGGTCAAAAAAAAGGATTAATAAAAGTAAGCAATGATGTTTCGACTATTACATATCTAAATCAAAACATTTCAAGAAATTATAATAATCCCGAAGAATGGGTTCAAGCAGAAACATATTGTGAATTGGTTTTAAATTATAATTACCCTGTTGAAAACATACGACTATATGTAAAAGTGACAGTTGGCTCGGATGTAAAAGAAGCCGATATTATTGTTTATAATGATAGCGACTGCAAGCGTCCGCACATTATTGTTGAATGTAAGAAAGAGGAAATAACAGAACAAGAATTCAAACAAGCTGTTCGGCAAGCTTATTCTTATGCTTTTGCTACCGCTGGAACAGTCAAATATATATGGGTTACTTCAGGCATTAAAGATGAATATTACGCTTTCGACAAGGAGATGGATAGTCGAGAAAGTGTAACCGATATACCACAGTATAAAGTGGCTAAATTAGCGAGCTATAAATTTGCAAAAAATGGTGGCATTACTGAAGATGGTCAAAAACTTTCTGCACTTTACACGGTGGAAGAATCAGAGTTGACTAATCGTTTTAAACAAGCACACCAAGCACTTTGGGGCGGTGGAGAATTAAATCCGTCAGAAGCTTTTGATGAACTGGATAAATTGATTTTTTGTAAAATTTTTGATGAAAAAAAGAAACGTAAAAATGGACAGCCTTACGATTTTCAAATTATCAAGGTTGAACCTAGAAGTAGAGATAAGCGTGATATTGAAAAAGCAGATAAGGAAACAAGTGAGAACCTTTTACAACGTTTGATTTCGTTATATGAAGACGGAAAATTGATTGGTGAGAGAAAAAACGATACAGAGATTTTTAGAGAAGGCATTAAACTAACCGCAGCTAAAGCACGTACAGTAGTAAGTTATTTAGAGGGAGTTGATTTACTTAACACTGATTTAGACAGTAAAGGACGAGCTTTTGAAACATTTATGGGATCATTTTTTAGAGGCGATTTTGGACAATATTTTACTCCAAGAAATATCGTAAGCTTTATTGTTGATAGCTTGCCAATAGATGAAAGTAAGCGTGTTCTTGACACCTCATGTGGTAGTGGAGGGTTTTTACTTCATGCTCTTGATAAAGTTAGAAAAACGACCAGAGAATTTTACGAGATAAAAGACGGGGAAAAAGAAACCCAAGAATGTCATGAACAATGGCATGATTTTGCCGAGTATAACTTGTATGGTATTGAGATAAATGAGCAGATCTCAAGAACTGCCAAAATGAATATGATAATCCATGATGATGGACACACAAATGTTGTATCTGCAGATGGACTTATTTCTCCTAATGATTTACGCTTAAAAACAAATAATGATGGATTCAAAGAAAATTCTTTTGATTATATTATTACTAATCCTCCATTTGGGTCAATCGTGAAGCAAACTGAAAAGGCTTATCTACATCAATATAAGTTAGGAGTTAAAGACACTGATTGGCTTAATCCAAATAGTAAAGCTTCTGAAAGACCTAGTCAAAGCACAGAGGTTTTATTTATTGAACAAGCAGAAAAATATCTTGTTGAGGGTGGGTATTTGGCTATAGTTGTGCCTGATGGTGTATTAACTAATTCAAGTATGCAATATGTACGAGATTATATTAGTGACACATTTAGAATTGTTGCTGTAGTTTCTATGCCTCAAACTGCTTTTTCTGCTAATGGTGCAGGTGTAAAAAGTTCTGTAATGTTTTTAAAAAAATATTCAGCATCAGATAAACAAGCTCGTATCGATTTAAGAAATACTACACAGAATAATTTAATCTCTAATTCTGATGATGGAATTAGATTGTTAGAGCTTTTTAAGAAAAAGAAAGAAGAAATAGCTAAAATAAACAAGCAAATTAAGCAGGGAGAAAAAGCAGAAAATAAATCAGAAATTGAAATATTAAAAAATAGAAAGCAAGCAATTACTGAAGAGTATGATGAACAAATTGAGATTACAAAAGAAAATCTTTCAGATGCATTTTTAGAACAATACAAACAGGCGTTAAATGGTTATCCTATTTTTATGGCAATTGCGGAGGATATAGGCTATGACGCTACTGGCAAAGAAACAAACGGGAATGAGTTGCCTGCTATTTCAGAAGAATTGGCGAAATTTATCAAAGCAATAGAAGAAGGAAAAGACTATTTTTTTCAATAAGCCCCGATTTTGATCAAAGCATGGTTTTCTTGAAAAATTGGGGCGAGATTGACGAGCGTTTAGACCCTGCATTTTACTTAAACATAATGTTGCTTAATAAAAATATAGTTTTTAAATCTGCTTACCCAGTCAGTACATTTAAACAAAAAGTGAATATGCAACGTGGACGATTCGGGCATAGACCAAGAAATGACCCAAGATATTATGATGGAATATACCCCTTTATACAAACTGGAAACATAGTAAAAGCAAGCACAACAAATGAAAAAATTGAGTTCACTCAAACGCTAAATGAATTCGGACTTTCAACAAGTAGACTTTTTGAGGAAAAAGTTGTAGTAATTACTATTGCTGCTAATATTGGCTACTCTGCTATTCTTGACTATCCCGCATGTTTTCCCGATAGTCTTGTAGCACTCACAGTTAAGGATAATTCCATATCGTTAGAGTATTTGAATGTGTATATACGATATATACGTGATTACATTGAACGTCTTGCTCCACAAGCAGCTCAAAAGAACATTAACCTTAAACAGATGAGCAAGTTACCTGTTGTTGTTCCAGATATGGATACTCAGAAGTGGATTGTTTCTATCATGGAAAAAGCATATACAGAAAAAATAATAAAAGAAAATAATGCACAAGCGTTATTAAATAGTATTAAGGATTATTTATCGCAAGAGCTTGGCGTTATTATACCTTCAGATGAAGAAAATACACTTAAAAATAGGATATTTTATGTATCTTCTACTAAAGTTTTAGGTGATAGATTTGATCCTGTTGGTTACTCTAAAAAATCTAATTTTTATAAAAATCCCACATCTATATTTAAGAGAGTAAGATTTAGGGATATAATAATTAGCATGCAAACTGGTTTGCCCGTTCGTCAGGATTTCAGAGCTGAAAATGGTATGTATCCATATTATGGTGCAAATGGAATTATTGGCTATATGGATGAATATACACATGATGGTCAGTATTTAGTAATAGGTCAAGATGGTTACATTGGCAATCATTATATTATAAATGGTAAGTTTTGGGCAAGTAATCATAATTGGGTTATTAAACTAAATACAAAGTTATGTAACTATGACTATGTGAAAGCATTTCTAGACTTTTGGGATTATTCCTATCTAGTAACTGGTGGTGTGATACCAAAATTAACACAATCCTCGGTAAACAAAATTCCGATTGTTTTGCCAGAATTGCAAGTACAAACTAATATAGCTTCGAAAATCAATCAGATTTATGCAAAAGCCCGAAAGTTTGAACAAGAAGCTCAAAACGCTGTTGATATTGCCAAGCAGCAACTTAAAAAAATACTTTTAGGAGGCAACCTATGAGACTTACAGGAATAATTGATTACACAATGGATAATTTTTTATGTGTTCGAGGATTTGCTTCTATGTTAGAATTGTCTGAAATATCGAAGCCTGATGAAGATATTCAAAGAGATTTGATAGATGACCACCGTGGAGAAATGGAAGTATTTTTATCTGGCGGTAAATTTACATTTTTTCCAGAGGTAATTCTTGGGGCAAATATGTATGGTACAGAGATGGACAAAGAAAAAATAAGCATTTTAAGAGAAACCGTACATGCTGAAAGCAAACCTTTAAGAACCACTATTAACGGGATTAAATATTTTATTAAACGAAATGCTGTTAAAAAGGAAAATAATAATATGGCTTTTGATGTCACGCAAACTATAATTATGGAGTTTGATAAGGCTTCTTTAGTTGGAAAAGAATTTTTACGCATTGATGGTAATCATCGATTAAGTGCAGTAAATGAAGGTTCTACTTATGCTCATAAGCGTATTCCATTTTGCCTTTTGCTATTCAGAAACGCAGAAGAAACGGACAAGTTTTGTAGAGCATTATTTTACAATATTAACACAAAACAGATACCGTTAAAAATGGAGCAAAACTTAAAAGTTATTATTGAAAGTGAGCAGGCTTTTGATGATGATACTCTTTTAAAGGATCCTTCTTTTGGTGAAAATTATTTTTTGACCAGACAGATAATAAAGCATATTGAGTTGTCGGAGTATCCTTTTTTGAAATTGTTTATAGCGGATAGTAAATTTACATATTTTGTAGAAGTGCTAAAATTGCTACTTGACAATAAACTTATAAAAAAAGATCAAGAAGGCGTGTGTTCTGTAACAACAGCACTCAAAGAAATTGATGATGCTTTAAAAACTGCGGCTTTAATTGAAGTTCCAAATAATCTAGCGGTAATTGGTGCTTTTTCATACTACAAGCTATCAGATGAACGTAAAGCAGATGAGTTTTTAAAATGGGTAAAGAAAAATAATCTTACTCAAATTTCAGACATTCATATTTGTGATATTATTAATATTTACAACAAAATATATGACAACTCGCCTAAAAGAGTATTTATGTCCATGTGGTTTAATAAAAAAACAGAGGATACGTATAATCAGGTGAAGGATGTTAAAGAGATTGTAGCTAGGAATTATAATGTTGAAATTGATATTATAAAAGTGGACGAGCATAAAGATGGGTATTCGGATGTAATTAGCAAAAGGATTATTGCAGGTATTGATAGTTGTGATTTACTTATTGCGGACTTGTCATATGGAAATAAAAATGTTCACCATGAAATTGGTTATGCTCAGGGGAAGGGGAAAAAAGTTTTATTGATATATCAAAATCGAGAAGGTGCATCAGCATCAGATGAGATTGGGTCTAACCTTTCAATGCATGACCAATTAAGATTTACTACATATAGTGAATTAAGGAAGGGACTACTTAAAAAAATAAAAGATAGATTTTCATTGTAAAATAAATAAGTGTGACATACATAGCCGAGAGGTTTTCTTAATCGAAAGCCCCTCGGCTTATTTCATTTCTGGAGGTGATGATGATTGAATGAAAAGTAACCGACCCTATGTGCAGCTTGACCCTGCTGTGATTGAGCAGGCACGGCAAATGGACTTGCTATCGTACTTGCAGAGGTATGAGCCAAGCAACTTAAAGCGTGTGGCAGGGAATGTTTACTGTACCAGAGAGCATGACAGCTTGAAGATTTCCAATGGTAAGTGGTATTGGTGGTCGAGAGGTTTCGGCGGCGTTTCTGCCCTTGATTATCTCATTAAGGTCAGGGAGTACAGCTTTGTGGAAGCCGTGAAAATGCTCACAGGCATTACCGCCGATTGGAAGTCGCTGCCTGTTTCCGTTCCCAAAGATGAGCCAAAGGTGCTGCTCTTGCCGCCGAAAAATCGTGACTGTAACCGAGTGACCGACTACCTTTTCGGACGTAGGATTGACCTTTCTATCATTGAGGACTGTATTGGAGACGGTATGATTTTTGAAAGTGCCAAGTACCACAGCGCCGTGTTTATCGGAAAGGACGAGAGCGGAACGTCCAAGTATGTTGCCTACCGTGGCACGATAGGCAGCTCCTTTAAGGGTGACGCTTCAGGAAGCGATAAGCGGTATTCATTCCGACTTCTGGCAAGAGAGCCGACTGATACAGTGCGTTTATTTGAAGCTGCCATTGATTTATTGTCCTACGCCACCTATCTAAAGTGTGAGGGAAAGGACTATCAATCAGAAAATCTGCTCTCTCTTTCGGGTATGTATCAGCCAAAGAAAGAGATAAAGGACAGTAAAATCCCCATAGCACTAATCACATTTTTGAACGCTAATCCCCATATTAAGACCATCGTTTTGCATCTAGATAATGACAGAACGGGCAGGCTTTATACCGCCGCCTTAAAAGAACTGTTGCAAAAAGACTACCAAATCGTTGAAGATCCTCCGCCTGCCGGTAAGGACTTCAACGATTCTTTGTTGTCCTATCTGGGGATTGCAAGACCGAGTGTAAGCCGTGAAAGGAGGGATGTCCGTTGATTGCCTGCTGATGTTTCCCTAAGAAACCAACTCAATTACAACAAAATTCATGCTGAAAGTGAGGAAAAGAAGATTGAAAAAATATGAAGTTACCTAGACAGGACACTATGAAAAGACCATTTCCGTATATGCGGAAAGCCCCGAACAGGCAAAGGAGATGATTGAAATCATCCTGTTTGACACCGACCTTGTGGACTTTGCGGACGAGGATTTTATCGGCGGCGAAGCTGCCATTTCCGATAATGGAAAGGAC comes from the Erysipelotrichaceae bacterium 66202529 genome and includes:
- a CDS encoding stage II sporulation protein R, translated to MGEDKKADKKRKRIVPKAPVQMIISREYVGTQTVTEAFIPIISEDIRKKIAEGDTFDNEGLSA
- a CDS encoding plasmid recombination protein, with the translated sequence MPYAILRFQKRKAGGVAACERHNERKKEAYKSNPDIDMERSKDNYHLVNPPRYTYKKEINRMVAEAGCRTRKDSVMMVETLITASPEFMNSLPPKEQKAYFTMALDFISERVGEKNILSAVVHMDERTPHMHLCFVPITPDNKLSAKTILGNQKSLSEWQTAYHERMSSRWNQLERGQSSMETKRKHVPTWLYKLGGRLDKQYEEIVSALSDINAFNAGKKRDKALELIAAWLPDVEKFSKEISKQSAYINSLKEQIGQESDYAGRMRDEKYEQELKVQKANQKIFELQRTNEQMGRLLSKIPPEVLEELQKNHKSRAKER
- a CDS encoding helix-turn-helix domain-containing protein, translating into MAITYNKLWKILIDKEMSKVQLREATGMGPGTLAKLGKNERVSLEVLERICEELNCNFGDIIDYKKENI
- a CDS encoding ParB/RepB/Spo0J family partition protein, which codes for MKKQDFKVLKTKDLYPFPDNPFHVAEDETLSELAESIKEFGIVTPIITRPKEDGNGYEVIAGQRRVRASELAGINTVPAFVLPLDRDRAIITLVDSNLQRENILPSERAFAYKMKSEAMKRQGFRTDLTSSQVVTKLRTDDKVAQGFGVGRMTVQRFIRLTELIPPILRMVDEGKIALTPAVELSFLKKDEQENLFATMESEEATPSLSQAQRMKSLSQSGRLDMDTIFAIMTEEKGNQKETLKINTSKLKKYFPKNTTPKQMEETIIKLLERELQRKRGRDSR
- a CDS encoding DUF4368 domain-containing protein, encoding MAGIRMENKIYEVGMYCRLSKDDGTDNESASIATQKSILTDYVKKQGWHLAKTYVDDGYSGTNFQRPSFQNMIKDIESGLINCVITKDLSRLGRNYLDCGLYLEVFFPEHNVRYIAVNDGVDTLNKSAMDITPFRNILNEMYSADVSVKIKSAYRARFQQGKFMGTTAPYGYVKDPADHNHLLIDDKVAHVVREIFDLALAGNGIAKIRKHINKQHILRPAAYAAEQGATGYERYFEENEENRYIWSENSVRGILRSPIYAGNLAGYKRIAANMKSKKRPSKLPEEWEVIPDTHEGIVTQEEFDTVQQLITSRRLPENKGGFENIFAGVIKCADCGYAMRAMSANRRKRPDIIDCVQYSCNNYGRYGNIMCTAHSIEARDLFNAVLTDINRFADMAVNDEKAVRAIEKRLTETDQSKAKALEKEQRKLNKRLAELDRLFSSLYEDKVMERITERNFEMMSGKYQKEQLEIEARLKEVTETLSDSYEKTQGVRDFLSLIRNYQGIKELDATIINALIDKILVSEREKLTDGMVRQEIKIYYKFIGFVGELHITPTKRWTALKPKNCTVCGVEYVPRSGISKYCPACAKKIQREKSNESKRRSRERNRQACIELSAKNDRLTLSSDRGVSKGRVICSQRLRFTAM
- a CDS encoding DUF3991 domain-containing protein, with protein sequence MKSNRPYVQLDPAVIEQARQMDLLSYLQRYEPSNLKRVAGNVYCTREHDSLKISNGKWYWWSRGFGGVSALDYLIKVREYSFVEAVKMLTGITADWKSLPVSVPKDEPKVLLLPPKNRDCNRVTDYLFGRRIDLSIIEDCIGDGMIFESAKYHSAVFIGKDESGTSKYVAYRGTIGSSFKGDASGSDKRYSFRLLAREPTDTVRLFEAAIDLLSYATYLKCEGKDYQSENLLSLSGMYQPKKEIKDSKIPIALITFLNANPHIKTIVLHLDNDRTGRLYTAALKELLQKDYQIVEDPPPAGKDFNDSLLSYLGIARPSVSRERRDVR
- a CDS encoding N-6 DNA methylase, with the translated sequence MDALKEIIIEGQKKGLIKVSNDVSTITYLNQNISRNYNNPEEWVQAETYCELVLNYNYPVENIRLYVKVTVGSDVKEADIIVYNDSDCKRPHIIVECKKEEITEQEFKQAVRQAYSYAFATAGTVKYIWVTSGIKDEYYAFDKEMDSRESVTDIPQYKVAKLASYKFAKNGGITEDGQKLSALYTVEESELTNRFKQAHQALWGGGELNPSEAFDELDKLIFCKIFDEKKKRKNGQPYDFQIIKVEPRSRDKRDIEKADKETSENLLQRLISLYEDGKLIGERKNDTEIFREGIKLTAAKARTVVSYLEGVDLLNTDLDSKGRAFETFMGSFFRGDFGQYFTPRNIVSFIVDSLPIDESKRVLDTSCGSGGFLLHALDKVRKTTREFYEIKDGEKETQECHEQWHDFAEYNLYGIEINEQISRTAKMNMIIHDDGHTNVVSADGLISPNDLRLKTNNDGFKENSFDYIITNPPFGSIVKQTEKAYLHQYKLGVKDTDWLNPNSKASERPSQSTEVLFIEQAEKYLVEGGYLAIVVPDGVLTNSSMQYVRDYISDTFRIVAVVSMPQTAFSANGAGVKSSVMFLKKYSASDKQARIDLRNTTQNNLISNSDDGIRLLELFKKKKEEIAKINKQIKQGEKAENKSEIEILKNRKQAITEEYDEQIEITKENLSDAFLEQYKQALNGYPIFMAIAEDIGYDATGKETNGNELPAISEELAKFIKAIEEGKDYFFQ